DNA from Jeotgalibacillus haloalkalitolerans:
TCCACTCAGCCCAATTCATTACCAATAAAATGAAAAGTACAGAGGACTTTTTCAGTATAATGGATAGACCACTGGTTTTGTCAATTAGAAATTTTATCCACATACTCCAGAATTGTCAGGATTCCTTATTCTAATAGGATTTTATTATATATATTTTTTTTTGAACTTTTCAATCTTTTTCTTCGCGTGGCGAATAAATTTACAATTTGTCATCTAATTTTAGACATATTATATAGAAAGAACTACTTTATTTAAATCTTCATTCCAAAATAAAACACCTTTTATAACATAAAATAAAGCTGCAGCTCACGTTCAGCTGCAGCTTTTCTTACATCAAAAAACTGGTCTTTTTATTTTGTTGAAAACTTCACACAAACCGGCTCAGGGACTTCCACTTTTACACCTGTGGATGTCAGGCGGCCTGTTTCTTTATCACGTTTAAATAAAACAAGCGTGTCACTTTCCTGGTTAGATGCCACAATGAAGGATTCAGATGGATCGAGTGCAAAATCCCTCGGCCAGTTCCCTTCTGTTTCGACGTATTCAATATGTGTCAGTTCACCATTATCTTCGTCCGCTGCAAACACTGCAATCGAATTATGGCCTCTGTTGCCGGCATAGACGAAACGTCCGTCCGCTGAAATGTGAATAGCACTTCCCTGACTGTTTTCAGTAAAGTCACCAGGGATCGCAGGAATTGCCTGGAGCTGTCTGAAGGCACCCGTTGAACTGTCATACGCAAGCACGAGCACTTCATTACTCAGTTCAGTCATTACATAAGCAAGCGGCTTTTCCGGGTGAAATGTCAGGTGTCTCGGCCCCGCTCCCGGCTCTGCATTAAATACAGATGCCTGCTTTAACTCACCGCTCTGGTAGTTGTAAGAAATAATTTCATCTGTTCCCAGGTCAACTGCTACAAGATATTTACCATCCGGCGTGAATCCGCTGAAATGCGCATGGGCTGCGTCCTGCCGTTCATGAGGTCCGCCGCCTTCATGTTTAATTACAGATAGCTGTTCAGTTACTTTACCTGTCTCTTTGTCCCGGCTGTAAAGTGCGATTGTACCATCAAGATAAGTAGCAGATGCAGCATATTCACCGTCAGGACTCACGCTGACGTGACAAGGCGATCCATCCTTTTCATCTACATGTGCGAGGAAAGTTAATGACTCCCCGATTTTGTATGAAGCCATTCCGCCTGGCGCAACAGTATAAAGATACGTCTCACCTTCATCCATGTTAACGTAAGTAGGGCTCTTTCCTTCTGCTGCCACCCCTTTTACCGTCAGTTCTTCTTTTGATGTATCAAGCTCAATTTCATAAACACCCTTACTAGACTTTTTGGTATATGTACCAATAAAACCTTTATATTTTGTCATCTGAATCGCTCCTCTCCATAATAGTATCTTTCCTTATTTTCAATGAGAGAAACCGAAAAATCAAATTAAGAGCCATGCGATAAATGGAATTGTTACCAGACTGAGCAATGTTGAAGCGAAAATGGTGACAATCGCTGTTTCCTCCTCAGATGTAAATTTTGAAAACAGAACCGCTGTAATCATTGCTGCCGGCATCGCTGTCTGGAGGACAATTAATTGTGCTGTCCATCCTGTAAATGAAAACAGGGATAAGATGAACATAACGATCAGCGGAATGACAAGCAGTCTGACGGTAACCGGAAACCAGAGCATCGGAAAAAGTACTTTCTTTCCCCTTTTCACCAGTGGCGGCAGCAGCATCCCAACATAAAGCATGGCCATTGGGGCTGCAAGTGCTGCAAGCATTTCAACAAACTGTACCATCATGCCCGGCGGCTTGAATCCGCTGAGTGCGACGATCATTCCAATCACAATAGAAAGTACCGGCATATTAATGACAGCCTTCAATTGTCTGATATGAAACTTTCCTTCTGCCTGCAGCAAATAAATGACCACCGTATACACAGTAAGACTTAAACCCGCATCAAAAATAGCTGCGAGGAATCCGCCTGCCGGACCAAAGATTGTTGCTGCAAGCGGAATCCCGAGAAACCCTGTATTACCTAAAGCACCAAGGATCATCATTTTCTTCCCGAACATTGAACGGATTTTTAATAAAACTGTCAGGATTTTAACAAAAACAAGTGCACCAATATGGTAGATGATTGAGATCCCAAAAATTAATCCTGCTTCCGCTAATGCATCACCAGTCAGGTCCACACTGAAAACACCATTTAAGATGACAGCTGGAACCGCAATATTTAAAATTAATAGTATGAGTACTGATTTCACTTCACTCGTGACATTGACTTTAAGCGCAAATAACGAGCCTGTTGCGATCATGAGCCCCATCACGATGATTGTGGAGACAACTGTTTGGATGTCCATTCCTTAATCTTCCTTTAACATTTAATTTTTTCAATCGTACGCTACTGTTTCCCATATGTCCAATTGATTCTGTTTAATTAGGTTTAGCGAATCATATCCCGGGAAACATGTCTAGACAATACATGAAAAATAATGTTAGAGGTG
Protein-coding regions in this window:
- a CDS encoding AEC family transporter — its product is MDIQTVVSTIIVMGLMIATGSLFALKVNVTSEVKSVLILLILNIAVPAVILNGVFSVDLTGDALAEAGLIFGISIIYHIGALVFVKILTVLLKIRSMFGKKMMILGALGNTGFLGIPLAATIFGPAGGFLAAIFDAGLSLTVYTVVIYLLQAEGKFHIRQLKAVINMPVLSIVIGMIVALSGFKPPGMMVQFVEMLAALAAPMAMLYVGMLLPPLVKRGKKVLFPMLWFPVTVRLLVIPLIVMFILSLFSFTGWTAQLIVLQTAMPAAMITAVLFSKFTSEEETAIVTIFASTLLSLVTIPFIAWLLI
- a CDS encoding lactonase family protein; its protein translation is MTKYKGFIGTYTKKSSKGVYEIELDTSKEELTVKGVAAEGKSPTYVNMDEGETYLYTVAPGGMASYKIGESLTFLAHVDEKDGSPCHVSVSPDGEYAASATYLDGTIALYSRDKETGKVTEQLSVIKHEGGGPHERQDAAHAHFSGFTPDGKYLVAVDLGTDEIISYNYQSGELKQASVFNAEPGAGPRHLTFHPEKPLAYVMTELSNEVLVLAYDSSTGAFRQLQAIPAIPGDFTENSQGSAIHISADGRFVYAGNRGHNSIAVFAADEDNGELTHIEYVETEGNWPRDFALDPSESFIVASNQESDTLVLFKRDKETGRLTSTGVKVEVPEPVCVKFSTK